A stretch of DNA from Bradyrhizobium algeriense:
AAGACCGGCAAAACCATCGTCGGCGTCGAGCCCGGTCGCGAGGCGCTCTCGATCTTCGGCATGACGCCGATCGTGCGCGACGGCAAGACGCTGGCCAATGTCGACGTCGGCGCCGCCTTCGGCAAGGAATTCGTCGATCGCGCCAAGAAGCGCTTTGGCATCGACCTTGCGGTCTATTCGTTCGACGGCAAGGACTTCAAGAAGCTATCCTCGACCTTCGGCGACGAAGTGGTCGCGACATCAGGCGAATTGAAGGGCGTGTTCGACGGCCAGCCGTTGCGCCGGGACGCCACGATCGGCGGACGCCCCTCCGCGCTCTATCTCGGGCAGATCAAGAATTACGCCGGCCAGCCGGTCGGCATTCTGGAAGTCATCAAGGATACGACCGAGTACGAGGCCGCAGCGGCGAACTCGCAGCGCAACCTTATCCTCGGCACGATCGCGATCCTGTTTGGCGCAATCGTGCTGGCGTTCCTGCTCGGTCGCGGCCTGTCGCGCCCATTGGCCGCGATCACCGCGGTCATGAACCGCCTTTCCGGCGGCGAGATCGACGTCACGATCCCCGGCAGCGAGCGCCGGGATGAACTCGGCACCATGGCGAGCGCAGTCGACGTGTTCCGCCGCAGCATGATCGAGTCGCGCAGCATGCGCGAGGCGCAGGAGGCCACCAAGCAGCAGTCCGAACTCGAGAAGAAGGCGCTGCAGCGTCAGATGGCCGATCGTTTCGAGACCGACGTCAAGAGCGTCGTCGCCACGGTCGCCCGCGCAACCACCGAGATGCAGCGTGTGGCCGGCGAGATCGCGACCAGCGTGAACGGCACCTCGCAGCGGGCCGCCGCAGCCGCAGCCGCCTCCGACGAGGCGTCTGGCAGCGTCAACGCGGTTGCCGCCGCGACCGAACAACTGGCATCCTCGGTGGCCGAGATCGGCCGTCAGGTCACCCATTCCAGCCAGGTCGCCGACAACGCCGTGGTCAAGGCCGGACAGACCACCGAAATGGTGAGCAGCCTGGCCTCGGCCGCCGAAAAGATCGGCGATGTGCTTCGCCTGATCGGGGCGATTGCCAGCCAGACCAATTTGCTGGCGCTGAACGCGACCATCGAGGCCGCGCGTGCCGGCGAGGCCGGCAGAGGCTTTGCCGTCGTCGCATCGGAGGTCAAGGGGCTCGCCAGCCAGACCGCGAAGGCGACCGAGGAAATCGCCGGACAGGTGGCTGCAATCCAGTCGGCCACCGGTGACTGCGTCACGGCGATCAGCGGCATCAGCGACACCATCCGCGAAATCAGCGCGATCGCCACCACCATCGCCGCAGCCGTGGAAGAGCAGGATTCGGCGACGCGGGAAATCGCCCGCAGCGTACAGCAGGCCGCCACCGGCACCGGCGAAGTCTCGCTCAACGTGACCGGCGCCAGCCAGTCCGCCAACCAGTCCCGGACACTGGCCGATAACGTGGCGACCGCGACCAACCAGCTCAGCCAGCAGGCCGATGCGCTGAATAAAAGCGTCGACACGTTCCTGGCGGGCCTGCGCGACGCCGCGTAGTCATTCGAAACGGCAGGCCGTCTCCCGTCGCGTTCGGAACCCCCTCGCTGGGCCTGCGTTGCTTCTTCAGCAGCCGCAACAACGAGGGAGATACGGCATGCCCCGTGGTGACAAGTCCAGCTACACGAACAAACAGAAACGCAAGGCCGAGTATATCGAGGAAGGCTACGAGAAGCGCGGCATCAGCAAGGACGAAGCCGAGCGGCGCGCCTGGGCGACCGTCAACAAGGAAACCGGCGGCGGCAACAAGAGCGGCTCGGGCCGCGGCGTCAAGGACACCAATGTGGCGGCGAAAAAGGGCGGCCGGATCGGCGGGCCGCGTGGTGGCAAGGCCGCTGCGAGCCGGCCCGCAGCGGCGCGATCGCGCTCGGCCAAGAAGGCGGCTGCAACGCGCAAACGAAAGACGGCCGCGAGATCCAGCGCCCGCAAGACGACACGATCCGGTGCTCGCAAGACGACGCGGACAGGCGCACGCAAGGCTGCGCGGAAGCGCTAGCCGCCACTAGTCGCTTCCGGCTGTCTGTCCGTGCTATGGGTTGTGCGAGCGGCTGATATACACGGAAGGACGGATGAAGAGGCCGACAGCGAAGAAAGCCACAAAGCGCGCCGTTGCGCGGCCGCGCGGGCATTTTGCAGAGCCCGCGGTGGATGCGATCTTCAGTGCCTACCCCAATCCGGTCAAATCAAAGCTGCTGGCGCTGCGCCGGCTGATCTTCGATACCGCTGATACCACCGAAGGCGTCGGCGCGCTGGACGAGACGCTGAAATGGGGGCAGCCGAGCTATCTCACCAACGAGAGCAAGAGCGGCAGCACGATCCGGATCGACCAGGTGAAGGCGGAAGCCGGCCAATACGCCGTCTATTTTCACTGCCAGACCGATCTGGTCGAGACCTTTCGCGAGCTTTATCCGGAACTGCGCTATGGCGGCAACCGCAGCATTCTGCTCGACGCCGGCGAGAAGCTGCCCGAGGCGGCGCTACGCCACTGCGTCGCGCTGGCGCTGACGTATCACGCGAGGAAGAAGGCGGGACGAGTGAAGTAGCCTCCTCCGTCATTGCGAGCGAAGCGAAGCAATCCATCTCACCAGACGCTGAGCGGTTGGATTGCTTCTCGCTTCAGCGCAAAATTGCTACGACAATTTTGTCGCGAGCTCCTCGCGATGACGGCTGCGAAAGTAGCGCCAGCTTCACGCCACCAGCGCCGCGCCCGCCGGCGAGCTCCAGTTGCCCTGCGTCTTCAACAGGCCCACGATCTCCGCATTGGGCCGCGCGCGGCTGAACAGAAAGCCCTGCCCCTCGTGGCATCCCTCGTTGCGCAGGCAGTTTACTTCGGCTTCGGTCTCGACGCCTTCCGCCGTGATGGTGACGCCCAGGCCCTTGCCGAGGCTGATGATCGAACGCACGATCGCCTGCGCGTCGGGGTTGGCGGCGAGGTCGCGCACGAAGGACTGGTCGATCTTGATCTTGTCGAACGGAAAGCTGCGCAGATAGCTCAGGCTGGAATAGCCGGTGCCGAAATCGTCCATCGAGATGCGAACGCCGAGCGCACGCAGCGCATGCAGCGTCGCCAGCACCTCGCTGCTCTTTTCCAGGAGCAGCGTCTCGGTGATCTCGAGCTCCAGGCGTCTCGCCGGCAGGCCGGATTGCTTCAGCGTATCCGTTACCAGTGACAAGAGATTGCCGAGGCGGAACTGCAGCGGCGACAGGTTGACTGCGACGTGGACGTCGTCGGGCCATTGCGCCGCATCCGTGCAGGCGCGCCGCAGCATCAAACCGCCGACCGCGTTGATCAGTCCAGTCTCCTCCGCAACGGGAATGAATTCGGCCGGCGAGATCATGCCGCGCTCGGGGTGCGGCCAACGCACCAGCGCTTCGAAGCCGGTGATGCGCCCGCTCGAAAGATCGACCAGCGGCTGGTAATAGGGCCGCAGCGTATCGCCCTGGACGGCCTCGCGCAGCTCGGTTTCGATCTTGCGGCGGGACTGGGCGCGCGCGTCCATTCCGGCCTCAAAGAACGAGAATGTGCCGCGCGAATCGTTCTTGGCGCGCGACAATGCGAGGTCGGCGTTCTTCAAAAGCTTCTCGGATTCATCGCCGTCGCCGGGCGACATCGCAATGCCGACGCTGGCGCCGATCACGACCGAATGCCCGTCCAGAAGATAGGGATCGCCGATGGCGTCCAGGAGGCGCCTCGCCAGGAACGCTGCATCCTCAGGCCGCGTCACCCCGCTCTGGACGATGGCGAATTCGTCGGAGTTGAGCCGGGCCAGCACATCGTCGTCGCGCAGCATCGATCGCAATCGTTTGCCGACGCCGCGCAGGAGCTTGTCGCCGATGCCATGGCCGAGCGTATCGTTGACCGCCTTGAAATGGTCGAGGCCGAGCACGAGCACCGCCACCTGCTCGGCGTTGCGGCGTGTGCGCAGCAGGATGTCGTCCATCTGCTGACGCAGCAAATTGCGGTTCGGCAGTCCCGTCAGGCCGTCGTGCTGGGCCATGAAGGTCAGCCGCGCCTCGGCGCGTTTGCGTTCGGTGGTGTCCATCAGCGCCAGCAGGGCCGCAGGCCGATCGCCGTAAACGAGCTGGCGCGAATAGATCGCCAGATCGATCAGCGTACCGTCGGCCCTGACGTGCTTCCAGGTTCGCGCCGCGCGCTCGTCGCCGGTCCACGGCAGTTCGGCGTCGAAGGCCTGCAGGCTGCGGATCGTCAGCTTCTCGAATTCGCCGCGGCTGTAACCGTAGTGCTGGATCGCAGCGTCGTTGACGGCGAGAATGCGTTCGTCACCCAGCGCGCAGACGATCATCGGAACCGGATTGCTGTCGAACAGCAGCCGGAACGAAGCCTCGCGCTGCTTCAATTCGGTGATATCGACGCGCAGGCCGATGATGCCGCCATCCTCGGTCAGGCGCTCATCGATCAGGATGACGCGGCCATCGGCCAGCGTCTGCTCATGCCGCGCGCCCGGCTGGTACATCTTCTTGAGCCGCGCGGCGATCCATTCTTCCTCGCGGCCGATCGCTTCCGGGTAGTCGCCGCGCGCGACGCCGAGGCGGATCGTATCCTCCAGCCGCGCGCCGGGCTTGAACAGGTCCGAACTGCGGCGGTACATCTCCGCATATTTCTTGTTCCAGAGAATATAGCGGCCTTCGGCATCGAGAAACACGACGCCCTGCGGCAGGATGTCGATCGCCTCGCACAAGCGCTCGTGCGATTTGCGCGCCTCGGCAAGCGCTGCGTCGACCTCGGCGCGCTTGCGCGCGATCTCGCCGGCCGCGGCGGACAGGCGACGCTCGCGTTTGGCTGATGGCTTGGGCACGGGTTTTGCCGGACGACCGCGAAAGCGGACAATCGCCGCCTGCTTGGGCTTCCCTAGAGTTCTTCGCTTCTTCGTCGACATCGCTAGGCCTACCCCGCGCATTGCTGCGGGCGATGTTTGCAGAAAAGTGTCTGAAAAAAAGGTATCTCCTGCCGCATAAAGGGCTCGTGCGCGCCCGCATTCACTGCCCGCCGGAAAGGCGGACGCACGCTCTGCGTGTATCGCTTTTGACGAAAATCGCAAGTTAGCAGGGCAAAATCGTCGCGCTCGCGCGGCGGACGTGCGACGCCATCCCTGATGCACAAGGAATGCGCGAAACGCCGCGCGTGCGCATGAGTATACGTCAACGATCGACAGGGTTATCGCGCGGTTAAGGGCGGTGGCGGCATAACGCCCGTTCAACCCAAAGCAGCCGCCGCGGCTTGCGCTTCGGGCACGACGTCGTGATCGTAAAGCCGCCTGCGAAACGCCGCATGCGCCGATATCTCGGCATCGCGAACGCCGAGATCGGAATAGGAGGAGTCGTAGCGCATGCCGTTCTCGCGCGCACCGCGCTGAACCGCCGCCACGCGCTCGCGTCGCAGCCGCTCATACGCAAGCAGCGCCGCCGGTACGCTGGCGCGCGTCGCCTGTGCCAGAATTGTCGCCAGCGCCATGCCGTCCTCGATCGACTGGTTGGCGCCCTGGCCGAGATGCGGCAGCATCGGGTGCGCGGCGTCGCCGAGCAGCGTCAAGCGGCCACGCGTCCAGCTCGGCAGCGGCTCGCGGTCGTACAGCGCCCATCGGAATGTCGTTTCAACCTGGCTCAGCAGGGTTGCGATGCGCGGGTCCCATCCCCAAAACTCGTGGCGCAGCACATCGGGATCTCCGGGCGCCGACCATGATTCCTTCATTTCCGCATCGGCCGGCACGAAGCCGACATAGTTGATGAGTTCGCCTGATCGCACCGGAAAGCTGAGGAAATGTTTTCCCTTGCCGAGCCACATCTGCCAGCAATCGGTCGGCCAGTGCGGAATGCGCGCATGCGGCAGCACGCCGCGATAGGCGACGGAGCCGTGGAAGACCGGCCGCGACGGCGGCGCGGCATAGGGCCGGAGTTCGGAGTGAATGCCATCGGCCGCGATGACGACATCGCCTTCGGCCACCGCACCGTTGGCGAATGACACGCGCGCGACCTCGCCGGCCTGCTCAAAGCCCGTGCCGCGATGTCCGGTGCGCACCACGCCTGGTGGCAATGCGCCCGACAGCATC
This window harbors:
- a CDS encoding methyl-accepting chemotaxis protein, with amino-acid sequence MFKIRSIAVRLILAISLTVAVACGILGTFSIIQQRSLTQLALDQQLKLQYDSVIAAIDYEGRAALAVSTVIASLPPVADAIAKGDRDGLGKLLGEAMEPMKAQGIPLISFWRAPAISFYRVHAPKVFDDDASARRSTVVEAIKTGKTIVGVEPGREALSIFGMTPIVRDGKTLANVDVGAAFGKEFVDRAKKRFGIDLAVYSFDGKDFKKLSSTFGDEVVATSGELKGVFDGQPLRRDATIGGRPSALYLGQIKNYAGQPVGILEVIKDTTEYEAAAANSQRNLILGTIAILFGAIVLAFLLGRGLSRPLAAITAVMNRLSGGEIDVTIPGSERRDELGTMASAVDVFRRSMIESRSMREAQEATKQQSELEKKALQRQMADRFETDVKSVVATVARATTEMQRVAGEIATSVNGTSQRAAAAAAASDEASGSVNAVAAATEQLASSVAEIGRQVTHSSQVADNAVVKAGQTTEMVSSLASAAEKIGDVLRLIGAIASQTNLLALNATIEAARAGEAGRGFAVVASEVKGLASQTAKATEEIAGQVAAIQSATGDCVTAISGISDTIREISAIATTIAAAVEEQDSATREIARSVQQAATGTGEVSLNVTGASQSANQSRTLADNVATATNQLSQQADALNKSVDTFLAGLRDAA
- a CDS encoding DUF1801 domain-containing protein — translated: MKRPTAKKATKRAVARPRGHFAEPAVDAIFSAYPNPVKSKLLALRRLIFDTADTTEGVGALDETLKWGQPSYLTNESKSGSTIRIDQVKAEAGQYAVYFHCQTDLVETFRELYPELRYGGNRSILLDAGEKLPEAALRHCVALALTYHARKKAGRVK
- a CDS encoding putative bifunctional diguanylate cyclase/phosphodiesterase, with the protein product MSTKKRRTLGKPKQAAIVRFRGRPAKPVPKPSAKRERRLSAAAGEIARKRAEVDAALAEARKSHERLCEAIDILPQGVVFLDAEGRYILWNKKYAEMYRRSSDLFKPGARLEDTIRLGVARGDYPEAIGREEEWIAARLKKMYQPGARHEQTLADGRVILIDERLTEDGGIIGLRVDITELKQREASFRLLFDSNPVPMIVCALGDERILAVNDAAIQHYGYSRGEFEKLTIRSLQAFDAELPWTGDERAARTWKHVRADGTLIDLAIYSRQLVYGDRPAALLALMDTTERKRAEARLTFMAQHDGLTGLPNRNLLRQQMDDILLRTRRNAEQVAVLVLGLDHFKAVNDTLGHGIGDKLLRGVGKRLRSMLRDDDVLARLNSDEFAIVQSGVTRPEDAAFLARRLLDAIGDPYLLDGHSVVIGASVGIAMSPGDGDESEKLLKNADLALSRAKNDSRGTFSFFEAGMDARAQSRRKIETELREAVQGDTLRPYYQPLVDLSSGRITGFEALVRWPHPERGMISPAEFIPVAEETGLINAVGGLMLRRACTDAAQWPDDVHVAVNLSPLQFRLGNLLSLVTDTLKQSGLPARRLELEITETLLLEKSSEVLATLHALRALGVRISMDDFGTGYSSLSYLRSFPFDKIKIDQSFVRDLAANPDAQAIVRSIISLGKGLGVTITAEGVETEAEVNCLRNEGCHEGQGFLFSRARPNAEIVGLLKTQGNWSSPAGAALVA
- a CDS encoding FAD-dependent monooxygenase, which encodes MQRSRLGVIVVGGGIGGLFAANALIARGFDVSVYEQAPALGEVGAGVFLTPNSVRQMQRLGLGHQVERWGARVGHGSHYFRHDGAPIAPVQVTDSAGWNATFGMHRADLVEMLSGALPPGVVRTGHRGTGFEQAGEVARVSFANGAVAEGDVVIAADGIHSELRPYAAPPSRPVFHGSVAYRGVLPHARIPHWPTDCWQMWLGKGKHFLSFPVRSGELINYVGFVPADAEMKESWSAPGDPDVLRHEFWGWDPRIATLLSQVETTFRWALYDREPLPSWTRGRLTLLGDAAHPMLPHLGQGANQSIEDGMALATILAQATRASVPAALLAYERLRRERVAAVQRGARENGMRYDSSYSDLGVRDAEISAHAAFRRRLYDHDVVPEAQAAAAALG